The following proteins are co-located in the Armatimonadota bacterium genome:
- the rpoZ gene encoding DNA-directed RNA polymerase subunit omega — protein MIYPSADKLENLGSKYALVVLAAKRAKQIKSGVQPLINTDSKNPLTIALEEIAAGVITCEVPDTDVIAPVAEEPEIAQLLAIPEKAEEEELEVGAVEEETTLTMDEDISVEEDLDELEEEESEEEEPDVLGLDEDEEDAESAVEPNLDDDLAPDVKPKRKRKSKADVELDVDIDAIDEDIVVDEDENLED, from the coding sequence ATGATATATCCATCCGCAGACAAACTTGAAAACCTTGGAAGCAAGTATGCGCTGGTCGTGCTTGCGGCAAAACGCGCAAAGCAGATCAAAAGTGGCGTTCAGCCTCTTATAAACACGGATTCTAAAAATCCGCTCACTATCGCTCTTGAAGAGATAGCAGCGGGCGTGATCACCTGCGAGGTTCCGGACACCGACGTAATTGCGCCGGTTGCCGAAGAGCCGGAGATTGCCCAACTGCTGGCTATTCCTGAAAAAGCCGAGGAAGAAGAACTCGAAGTTGGGGCGGTTGAAGAAGAGACCACTCTGACCATGGACGAAGATATCTCAGTCGAAGAAGACCTCGATGAGCTTGAAGAAGAGGAATCAGAGGAAGAAGAACCGGATGTGCTCGGGCTGGATGAAGATGAAGAGGATGCCGAGTCTGCAGTCGAACCAAACCTGGACGATGACTTGGCTCCGGATGTAAAGCCCAAGCGAAAGCGCAAATCCAAAGCCGATGTCGAACTGGACGTGGACATCGATGCTATAGACGAAGATATCGTTGTCGATGAAGACGAAAACCTGGAAGACTAA